One Miscanthus floridulus cultivar M001 unplaced genomic scaffold, ASM1932011v1 os_933_3_4, whole genome shotgun sequence DNA window includes the following coding sequences:
- the LOC136535444 gene encoding uncharacterized protein isoform X1 yields the protein MRNASGSSWCSRVAVLQQVLGPQASPHGSGSGFGFGFGLGLHQQRLGYASSSSPGGMEPAGAVMPPILFRALASLNLLLLVGYLLLLLLAKLFARLHHRATAKDRTSSWYDGRCDHRTEAMATDEAEYAAADADVVEGQQADTLFWFDEAVFEDSTLLLGDEGKDHHHLYAATATARCLQVESNFPVEESARISPRNQKFRVDVEAEPTQHVQEEAKGIAVDVPTTTVLETEQRSAPAPVVVSPENVSIEGNQSPGNKQQESNRTGEGARRDADADRAEHEEEGPLQGKKSFSDEGQNDVKLFVNNRALADTRKLLLEGGVVAGGGGGGAKAAQLQDENDDKDKNGDSSRFGASTLTSESTSKSSVEWQSSTVTKDSETEYPFSSSSRRSSARWESYTLFRKYDEDMVYFHRVGAQKLTETESFRSIKYQPRSMSERIVHKLTPKPSAPKPIGLRDPYPELERAYVAQVCLTWEALNWNYTSFRRHNGSDGNIAARCCPARVAQEFQQFQVLLHRFIENEPYECGRRPEVYARMKNSTPKLLLVPEFRDEDDEKDDLISAVQFLLILEESIRTFMTFLRADKRSHYEMFREMVKRRASAMDQTLIVTLKKANKKKKSRLKDLTRPRRCLKRTRLREEEELSILLGLIDLEVVARVLRMPEVTDQQLHWCEEKMNRVRIDLEGKMQRDPTPLFFPAH from the exons ATGCGCAATGCGAGCGGCAGCAGCTGGTGTTCCCGTGTGGCGGTGCTGCAGCAAGTGCTTGGCCCGCAGGCTTCTCCTcatggctccggctccggcttcgGCTTCGGCTTCGGCCTCGGCCTCCACCAGCAGCGGCTTGGTtacgcttcttcttcttcccccggCGGCATGGAACCAGCCGGTGCAGTGATGCCGCCTATCCTCTTCCGCGCCCTCGCGTCGCTCAACCTCCTCCTGCTCGTCGGctacctcctgctcctcctcctcgccaaGCTCTTCGCGCGCCTGCACCACAGGGCCACCGCCAAGGACCGGACAAG TAGTTGGTATGACGGCCGCTGCGACCACCGCACGGAGGCCATGGCCACCGATGAAGCAGAgtacgccgccgccgacgcggaTGTCGTCGAAGGACAACAAGCGGACACGCTGTTCTGGTTCGACGAGGCCGTGTTCGAGGACAGCACCCTGCTGCTTGGCGACGAAGGAAAGGATCACCACCACCTGTACGCCGCTACAGCCACTGCACGTTGCTTGCAGGTGGAGAGCAACTTTCCCGTGGAGGAATCTGCCCGCATCTCGCCGCGCAACCAGAAGTTCCGAGTGGATGTCGAAGCCGAACCGACGCAGCACGTGCAGGAAGAGGCCAAGGGCATCGCCGTCGATGTCCCGACGACGACGGTCCTGGAAACGGAACAGCGGAGTGCTCCTGCTCCGGTCGTCGTATCACCGGAGAATGTCTCCATCGAAGGCAATCAATCTCCTG GGAACAAGCAGCAGGAAAGCAACAGAACAGGAGAAGGCGCTCGTCGCGATGCCGACGCCGACCGTGCCGAGCACGAAGAGGAGGGACCGCTGCAGGGGAAGAAGAGCTTTTCTGATGAAGGCCAGAATGACGTCAAGCTGTTCGTCAACAACCGCGCGCTCGCCGACACCAGGAAGCTCCTGCTGGAGGGCGGCGTGgtggccggaggaggaggaggaggagcgaagGCGGCGCAGCTGCAGGATGAGAACGACGACAAGGACAAGAACGGGGACAGCAGCCGGTTCGGCGCGTCGACGCTGACGAGCGAGTCGACGTCCAAGAGCTCGGTGGAGTGGCAGAGCTCGACGGTGACCAAGGACTCGGAGACGGAGTACCCCTTCTCGTCGTCGTCGCGCCGGAGCTCGGCGCGGTGGGAGTCGTACACGCTCTTCCGCAAGTACGACGAGGACATGGTCTACTTCCACCGCGTCGGCGCCCAGAAACTCACCGAAACAG AGTCGTTCCGGTCCATCAAGTACCAGCCACGGTCCATGTCGGAGCGGATCGTGCACAAGCTGACGCCCAAGCCGAGCGCCCCTAAGCCCATCGGGCTGCGGGACCCGTACCCGGAGCTGGAGCGCGCGTACGTGGCGCAGGTGTGCCTCACGTGGGAGGCCCTCAACTGGAACTACACCAGCTTCCGGCGGCACAACGGCAGCGACGGCAACATCGCGGCACGGTGCTGCCCGGCGCGCGTGGCGCAGGAGTTCCAGCAGTTCCAGGTGCTGCTGCACCGCTTCATCGAGAACGAGCCGTACGAGTGCGGCCGCCGGCCCGAGGTGTACGCGCGGATGAAGAACTCCACGCCCAAGCTGCTCCTCGTCCCGGAGTTCAGAG ACGAGGATGACGAGAAGGATGATCTGATATCGGCAGTGCAGTTCCTGCTGATACTGGAGGAGTCCATCAGGACGTTCATGACGTTCCTCCGGGCCGACAAGAGGAGCCACTACGAGATGTTCAGAGAGATGGTGAAGAGGAGGGCGAGCGCCATGGATCAGACTCTGATCGTCACACTCAAGAAAGCCAACAAGAAA AAGAAGAGCCGGCTCAAGGACCTGACGCGGCCGCGGCGGTGCCTGAAGAGGACGAGgctgagggaggaggaggagctgtccATCCTGCTGGGCCTGATCGACCTCGAGGTGGTGGCGCGGGTGTTGCGCATGCCGGAGGTCACCGACCAGCAGCTGCACTGGTGCgaggagaagatgaacagggtcCGGATCGATCTGGAGGGCAAGATGCAGAGGGACCCTACCCCTCTTTTCTTCCCTGCACATTGA
- the LOC136535444 gene encoding uncharacterized protein isoform X2 → MRNASGSSWCSRVAVLQQVLGPQASPHGSGSGFGFGFGLGLHQQRLGYASSSSPGGMEPAGAVMPPILFRALASLNLLLLVGYLLLLLLAKLFARLHHRATAKDRTSSWYDGRCDHRTEAMATDEAEYAAADADVVEGQQADTLFWFDEAVFEDSTLLLGDEGKDHHHLYAATATARCLQVESNFPVEESARISPRNQKFRVDVEAEPTQHVQEEAKGIAVDVPTTTVLETEQRSAPAPVVVSPENVSIEGNKQQESNRTGEGARRDADADRAEHEEEGPLQGKKSFSDEGQNDVKLFVNNRALADTRKLLLEGGVVAGGGGGGAKAAQLQDENDDKDKNGDSSRFGASTLTSESTSKSSVEWQSSTVTKDSETEYPFSSSSRRSSARWESYTLFRKYDEDMVYFHRVGAQKLTETESFRSIKYQPRSMSERIVHKLTPKPSAPKPIGLRDPYPELERAYVAQVCLTWEALNWNYTSFRRHNGSDGNIAARCCPARVAQEFQQFQVLLHRFIENEPYECGRRPEVYARMKNSTPKLLLVPEFRDEDDEKDDLISAVQFLLILEESIRTFMTFLRADKRSHYEMFREMVKRRASAMDQTLIVTLKKANKKKKSRLKDLTRPRRCLKRTRLREEEELSILLGLIDLEVVARVLRMPEVTDQQLHWCEEKMNRVRIDLEGKMQRDPTPLFFPAH, encoded by the exons ATGCGCAATGCGAGCGGCAGCAGCTGGTGTTCCCGTGTGGCGGTGCTGCAGCAAGTGCTTGGCCCGCAGGCTTCTCCTcatggctccggctccggcttcgGCTTCGGCTTCGGCCTCGGCCTCCACCAGCAGCGGCTTGGTtacgcttcttcttcttcccccggCGGCATGGAACCAGCCGGTGCAGTGATGCCGCCTATCCTCTTCCGCGCCCTCGCGTCGCTCAACCTCCTCCTGCTCGTCGGctacctcctgctcctcctcctcgccaaGCTCTTCGCGCGCCTGCACCACAGGGCCACCGCCAAGGACCGGACAAG TAGTTGGTATGACGGCCGCTGCGACCACCGCACGGAGGCCATGGCCACCGATGAAGCAGAgtacgccgccgccgacgcggaTGTCGTCGAAGGACAACAAGCGGACACGCTGTTCTGGTTCGACGAGGCCGTGTTCGAGGACAGCACCCTGCTGCTTGGCGACGAAGGAAAGGATCACCACCACCTGTACGCCGCTACAGCCACTGCACGTTGCTTGCAGGTGGAGAGCAACTTTCCCGTGGAGGAATCTGCCCGCATCTCGCCGCGCAACCAGAAGTTCCGAGTGGATGTCGAAGCCGAACCGACGCAGCACGTGCAGGAAGAGGCCAAGGGCATCGCCGTCGATGTCCCGACGACGACGGTCCTGGAAACGGAACAGCGGAGTGCTCCTGCTCCGGTCGTCGTATCACCGGAGAATGTCTCCATCGAAG GGAACAAGCAGCAGGAAAGCAACAGAACAGGAGAAGGCGCTCGTCGCGATGCCGACGCCGACCGTGCCGAGCACGAAGAGGAGGGACCGCTGCAGGGGAAGAAGAGCTTTTCTGATGAAGGCCAGAATGACGTCAAGCTGTTCGTCAACAACCGCGCGCTCGCCGACACCAGGAAGCTCCTGCTGGAGGGCGGCGTGgtggccggaggaggaggaggaggagcgaagGCGGCGCAGCTGCAGGATGAGAACGACGACAAGGACAAGAACGGGGACAGCAGCCGGTTCGGCGCGTCGACGCTGACGAGCGAGTCGACGTCCAAGAGCTCGGTGGAGTGGCAGAGCTCGACGGTGACCAAGGACTCGGAGACGGAGTACCCCTTCTCGTCGTCGTCGCGCCGGAGCTCGGCGCGGTGGGAGTCGTACACGCTCTTCCGCAAGTACGACGAGGACATGGTCTACTTCCACCGCGTCGGCGCCCAGAAACTCACCGAAACAG AGTCGTTCCGGTCCATCAAGTACCAGCCACGGTCCATGTCGGAGCGGATCGTGCACAAGCTGACGCCCAAGCCGAGCGCCCCTAAGCCCATCGGGCTGCGGGACCCGTACCCGGAGCTGGAGCGCGCGTACGTGGCGCAGGTGTGCCTCACGTGGGAGGCCCTCAACTGGAACTACACCAGCTTCCGGCGGCACAACGGCAGCGACGGCAACATCGCGGCACGGTGCTGCCCGGCGCGCGTGGCGCAGGAGTTCCAGCAGTTCCAGGTGCTGCTGCACCGCTTCATCGAGAACGAGCCGTACGAGTGCGGCCGCCGGCCCGAGGTGTACGCGCGGATGAAGAACTCCACGCCCAAGCTGCTCCTCGTCCCGGAGTTCAGAG ACGAGGATGACGAGAAGGATGATCTGATATCGGCAGTGCAGTTCCTGCTGATACTGGAGGAGTCCATCAGGACGTTCATGACGTTCCTCCGGGCCGACAAGAGGAGCCACTACGAGATGTTCAGAGAGATGGTGAAGAGGAGGGCGAGCGCCATGGATCAGACTCTGATCGTCACACTCAAGAAAGCCAACAAGAAA AAGAAGAGCCGGCTCAAGGACCTGACGCGGCCGCGGCGGTGCCTGAAGAGGACGAGgctgagggaggaggaggagctgtccATCCTGCTGGGCCTGATCGACCTCGAGGTGGTGGCGCGGGTGTTGCGCATGCCGGAGGTCACCGACCAGCAGCTGCACTGGTGCgaggagaagatgaacagggtcCGGATCGATCTGGAGGGCAAGATGCAGAGGGACCCTACCCCTCTTTTCTTCCCTGCACATTGA